From the genome of Fimbriimonadaceae bacterium, one region includes:
- the araH gene encoding L-arabinose ABC transporter permease AraH, which produces MAAVFVVLVVICALSVHNFASFRNIQGMLMAVSTVGIISCTMLFCLAGGDFDLSIGSTAAFGGVLAAYFLAQGRPLWFALLIPLLFGALIGIVNGFVIAKVGINALITTLATMQIVRGAGMLVSNGSSIGVSDESFMKLGQTSIGPAGYQVGSPVLIMVACFIVFGVLLSRTTFGRNILAVGGNAEAARLAGISVVRTKIIVFMLQGIMAAFAGIVVASNVTSGQPNSGIGLELQVISACVLGGVSLSGGVGSMFGVIVGVLILGVVDNAMSLRNVDEFWKLVASGGILLAAVMFDRLKSRNRNTG; this is translated from the coding sequence ATGGCGGCGGTGTTTGTCGTCCTTGTTGTTATCTGCGCTCTCAGCGTCCACAACTTCGCATCGTTTCGCAACATTCAAGGCATGCTGATGGCGGTCTCGACCGTCGGGATCATCTCCTGCACGATGCTCTTTTGCCTTGCCGGGGGTGACTTTGACCTCTCCATCGGTTCAACCGCAGCCTTTGGCGGAGTGCTGGCGGCTTACTTCCTTGCTCAAGGACGCCCGCTTTGGTTCGCTTTGTTGATCCCGTTGCTCTTTGGCGCTTTGATTGGGATCGTCAACGGCTTTGTGATCGCCAAGGTTGGGATCAATGCGCTCATCACAACCCTTGCCACGATGCAGATCGTGCGCGGGGCGGGGATGCTGGTCAGCAACGGCAGTTCGATCGGTGTGTCCGACGAGTCGTTTATGAAGCTTGGTCAAACGAGCATCGGGCCAGCTGGCTATCAGGTGGGTTCGCCGGTTTTGATCATGGTGGCCTGCTTTATCGTTTTTGGGGTGTTGCTCAGCCGCACGACCTTCGGGAGAAACATCCTGGCGGTTGGGGGCAATGCGGAGGCAGCTCGGCTTGCGGGCATCAGCGTTGTGCGGACCAAGATCATCGTCTTTATGCTCCAAGGCATCATGGCTGCGTTTGCGGGAATTGTTGTTGCTTCAAATGTGACCAGCGGGCAGCCCAATTCGGGAATCGGTCTTGAGCTTCAGGTGATCTCGGCATGTGTTTTGGGCGGGGTGTCTCTTTCAGGCGGTGTAGGTTCGATGTTTGGAGTCATCGTGGGCGTTCTGATTTTGGGAGTCGTCGATAACGCGATGAGCCTTAGGAACGTGGATGAGTTTTGGAAGTTGGTGGCGAGCGGAGGGATTCTGCTGGCGGCGGTGATGTTCGACCGTTTGAAATCGCGCAATAGGAATACGGGATAA